One window of Robiginitalea biformata HTCC2501 genomic DNA carries:
- a CDS encoding chaperone modulator CbpM, with protein MTQESYILLRDFCQGHCLDEKFIYELQEVELVRIEKVGEAPAIPPDELQVLERMVRLHRDLDIGPQGLRAVQQLLDRMEHLQQEILELRRKVRRYE; from the coding sequence ATGACCCAAGAATCATACATCCTGCTCCGGGACTTTTGCCAGGGCCACTGCCTGGACGAAAAATTTATTTACGAGCTACAGGAAGTGGAACTTGTCCGCATTGAAAAAGTTGGGGAAGCCCCGGCCATCCCTCCGGACGAATTACAGGTGCTGGAACGCATGGTCCGGCTGCACCGCGACCTGGATATCGGCCCGCAGGGCCTGAGGGCCGTTCAGCAGTTGTTGGACAGAATGGAGCATTTGCAACAGGAAATCCTGGAACTCCGGCGCAAGGTTCGCCGGTATGAATAA
- a CDS encoding ABC transporter permease, which yields MKQWKLILGIARTHLLTKMKSTVTASLGVTFGIGAYITLVSFMTGLNGMLDSLVLNQTPHIHLYDELEPTAVQPIERSLEFSGDLLKIRSVRPKPGQLKIHNALPILETLREDPRVLGATPQLVANIFYLSGSLDLGGVLIGVDIMEETRLSNMGDYIVEGSPEALRNTENGILLGIGLAEKLSLSVGDRVQVATTEGGVFPLKIVGLYQSGLAEVDNARSFAQIGTVQRILGKPVNYLTDINVKLQDIGLAVPMAREFESQFGVKARDIQEANAQFETGTSIRNLITYAVSITLLIVAGFGIYNILNMLIYEKMNDIAILKATGFSGNDVRNIFMSQALLIGLVGGILGLVIGFGLSQLIDSLPFNTEALPTIRTFPVNHNPLYYGIGIVFALISTFIAGYMPSARARRIDPVRIIRGN from the coding sequence ATGAAGCAATGGAAACTTATACTGGGCATTGCCAGGACCCACCTGCTAACCAAGATGAAATCGACGGTTACGGCTTCCCTGGGAGTGACTTTCGGCATCGGGGCCTATATCACCCTGGTGAGTTTCATGACCGGGCTCAACGGCATGCTGGACAGCCTCGTCCTTAACCAGACCCCCCATATCCACCTGTACGACGAACTGGAACCCACAGCCGTCCAACCCATTGAACGCAGCCTGGAATTTTCCGGCGACTTACTGAAGATACGCTCCGTCAGGCCAAAACCCGGACAACTGAAAATCCACAATGCCCTGCCCATCCTGGAAACCCTCCGCGAGGACCCGCGCGTACTGGGCGCCACCCCCCAGCTGGTCGCCAATATTTTCTACCTCTCCGGCAGCCTGGATCTCGGCGGGGTACTGATAGGCGTGGATATTATGGAAGAAACCCGGCTATCCAATATGGGCGACTACATTGTGGAGGGAAGCCCGGAAGCCTTGCGCAATACGGAAAATGGCATCCTGCTGGGGATTGGCCTGGCGGAAAAGCTGTCGCTTTCGGTGGGCGACCGCGTGCAGGTAGCCACTACCGAAGGCGGGGTCTTCCCGCTGAAAATCGTAGGGCTCTACCAAAGCGGCCTGGCAGAAGTAGACAACGCCCGGAGTTTCGCCCAGATCGGCACGGTACAACGCATCCTGGGGAAGCCGGTCAATTACCTTACAGACATCAATGTAAAACTCCAAGACATTGGCCTGGCCGTACCCATGGCAAGGGAATTCGAATCCCAATTCGGGGTCAAGGCGCGGGATATCCAGGAAGCCAATGCCCAGTTCGAAACCGGCACGAGCATCCGCAACCTGATCACCTATGCGGTTTCCATCACCCTGCTGATCGTGGCGGGCTTTGGGATTTACAACATCCTGAACATGCTGATCTATGAGAAAATGAACGATATAGCCATCCTGAAAGCCACTGGTTTTTCGGGCAATGATGTCCGGAATATCTTTATGAGCCAGGCGCTGCTCATCGGCCTGGTCGGGGGAATCCTCGGCCTGGTGATCGGTTTTGGCCTGAGCCAGCTCATCGATTCCCTGCCCTTTAACACGGAGGCATTGCCCACCATACGCACTTTCCCGGTTAACCACAATCCGCTATACTACGGCATCGGGATTGTCTTTGCGCTGATCTCAACATTCATCGCGGGATATATGCCCTCGGCCCGGGCGAGACGCATCGATCCCGTGCGTATCATCCGAGGAAACTGA
- the ppk1 gene encoding polyphosphate kinase 1 — translation MEKHPTPEKQQSRYRHRDIDWLRFNERVLQEAEDPDVPVFERLRFLAIFSSNLDEFFRVRVSKLRQLKQVDKHLRKRLSMRPNKTLKAILSEVHRQQEAFGRIYRESILPALEERDVYLVDHRELSPGDREWAGQFFWEEIAGDFHMKLSPSGGKPFLGDGDSYLVLRDPDSAQWLYFPATTAFPKRFVPLPGSGVYRFQILEDLLKLVLSGLSGLEADPDGIYSIKISRDAELYLDEDGVEQSLVEEIQRSLKKRSRGQPTRLLYDARMPDILVKSLRRDLGLGRLDLVPGGQYHNFSDFMNFPNPAGDSLEYRPMPPLRHPQFAPGSNLFEVLDREDVLIHFPYQDFGQIISWVEQAAADPRVRSIDISLYRIASESRLARALIEATRRGVAVSIFVEAKARFDEENNLEWGKAFEKHGARVIYSFPNLKVHSKVLLISRESNGSHRRYGYFGTGNFNEKTARIYADHALLTAREDLTSDLEAVFNFLKDTRREPVLKKLLVSPFNTRAKFTEMVRREIRNAADGLPAGITAKMNSLEDRGMIDLLYEASAAGVPVRLLVRGFCCLLPGVPGLSDQIFVTSVVDRFLEHGRIYRFENGGNPRLYMGSADWMTRNLDRRVEVLVPVHSTGVFEELNRVLEIQLADNVKARIQDADGKNPYRPPKPGEPLVRSQYAIYNMLGEL, via the coding sequence ATGGAAAAACACCCTACCCCGGAAAAACAGCAATCCCGGTACCGCCATCGGGATATCGACTGGTTGCGGTTTAACGAGCGCGTATTACAGGAAGCGGAAGACCCGGATGTACCCGTATTTGAGAGGCTGCGGTTCCTGGCTATTTTTTCGTCCAACCTCGACGAATTCTTTCGTGTCCGCGTCTCCAAGTTGCGCCAGCTGAAGCAAGTGGATAAACACCTGCGCAAACGACTTTCCATGCGCCCCAACAAAACCCTGAAGGCTATCCTTTCCGAGGTGCACCGCCAACAGGAGGCGTTCGGGAGGATCTACCGGGAGTCAATTCTACCGGCCCTGGAGGAGCGTGATGTTTACCTGGTGGACCACCGCGAGCTTTCGCCCGGGGACCGGGAATGGGCGGGGCAATTCTTTTGGGAGGAGATCGCCGGCGATTTCCATATGAAACTCAGTCCGTCGGGCGGGAAGCCTTTCCTCGGGGATGGCGATTCCTACCTGGTCCTGCGCGACCCGGATTCGGCTCAGTGGCTCTATTTCCCTGCTACCACGGCGTTTCCCAAACGCTTTGTGCCGCTGCCGGGCTCAGGCGTATATCGCTTCCAAATCCTGGAAGACCTGTTAAAACTTGTATTATCCGGGCTATCCGGCCTGGAAGCTGATCCCGATGGGATATACAGCATAAAAATATCCCGGGATGCCGAATTGTACCTGGATGAAGATGGGGTGGAGCAATCCCTGGTGGAGGAAATCCAACGGTCCCTGAAAAAACGATCCCGGGGTCAGCCTACCCGGTTGCTTTATGACGCGCGCATGCCGGATATACTCGTGAAGTCGCTCCGCCGGGACCTGGGCCTGGGCCGGCTCGATCTGGTTCCCGGGGGCCAATACCACAATTTCAGTGATTTCATGAATTTCCCGAACCCGGCCGGGGATTCCCTGGAGTACAGGCCAATGCCCCCATTGCGGCACCCGCAGTTTGCTCCGGGCAGCAACCTGTTTGAAGTACTAGACCGGGAAGATGTGCTGATCCACTTCCCCTACCAGGACTTTGGACAGATAATCAGCTGGGTGGAGCAGGCCGCGGCAGACCCCCGGGTGCGCAGTATCGATATTTCGCTCTACCGCATCGCTTCGGAATCCCGGTTGGCCAGGGCCTTGATTGAGGCCACCCGACGCGGCGTGGCGGTCAGCATTTTTGTGGAGGCCAAGGCCCGGTTTGACGAGGAGAACAACCTGGAGTGGGGAAAGGCCTTTGAAAAGCACGGGGCCCGGGTAATATATAGTTTTCCCAACCTCAAGGTGCACTCCAAGGTATTGCTGATTTCACGGGAATCGAATGGTTCCCACCGCAGGTATGGCTATTTCGGCACCGGGAATTTCAATGAGAAAACTGCCAGGATCTATGCGGACCACGCCCTGTTGACAGCCCGGGAAGACCTGACATCCGACCTGGAGGCCGTTTTTAATTTCCTCAAGGATACCCGGCGGGAGCCCGTCCTGAAAAAATTGTTGGTTTCCCCCTTCAATACCCGGGCGAAATTTACCGAAATGGTCCGTCGGGAGATCCGGAATGCCGCCGATGGACTGCCAGCCGGCATCACGGCAAAAATGAACAGCCTGGAGGATCGCGGGATGATTGACCTGTTGTACGAGGCCAGCGCAGCCGGCGTGCCGGTTCGATTGCTCGTCCGGGGGTTTTGCTGCTTGTTGCCCGGGGTGCCGGGGCTGAGTGACCAGATCTTCGTGACGAGCGTGGTGGATCGGTTTCTGGAACACGGGCGGATATATCGCTTCGAAAATGGCGGCAACCCCAGGCTCTATATGGGGAGTGCGGATTGGATGACCCGCAACCTGGACCGTCGCGTGGAAGTCCTCGTGCCAGTCCATTCCACCGGGGTATTCGAAGAATTGAACCGGGTACTGGAAATCCAGCTCGCCGATAACGTCAAGGCGCGTATCCAGGATGCCGACGGCAAAAACCCCTATCGGCCCCCCAAGCCCGGGGAGCCGCTGGTCCGCTCACAATACGCCATCTACAACATGCTTGGGGAGCTGTGA
- a CDS encoding phytoene/squalene synthase family protein, translated as MKALFDTVSEACSKLTTNRYSTSFSLATKMLAKGIRQDIYNIYGFVRFADEIVDSFHDYDKATLLSRFERDLDLALQERISLNPILNAFQATYHKYEIPRHLVDSFLRSMRMDLHKKVYRSEEEYKEYIYGSADVVGLMCLCVFVKGDKERYEQLRESAMALGSAFQKVNFLRDLRADYDGLERTYFPNTNLLELDEESKARIVQEIEEDFRKGYRGILKLPGDSKFGVYMAYRYYSKLLHKLQRTPSVELRHARIRVPNYQKVGLLARSYVKYRLNLV; from the coding sequence ATGAAGGCACTTTTCGACACCGTCTCGGAGGCTTGCAGCAAGCTGACCACCAACCGGTACAGCACGTCCTTCTCCCTGGCCACCAAAATGCTGGCCAAGGGGATCCGACAGGATATTTACAACATATACGGCTTTGTCCGCTTTGCCGACGAGATTGTAGACTCGTTCCACGATTACGACAAGGCAACCCTCCTGAGTCGGTTTGAGCGCGACCTGGACCTGGCCCTGCAGGAACGCATCAGCCTGAACCCCATCCTGAATGCCTTCCAGGCCACCTATCACAAATACGAAATCCCCCGCCACCTGGTGGATTCCTTCCTCAGGAGCATGCGGATGGACCTCCACAAGAAGGTGTATCGCAGCGAGGAAGAATACAAGGAATATATCTACGGTTCAGCCGATGTGGTGGGGCTGATGTGCCTGTGCGTCTTCGTCAAAGGCGATAAGGAGCGCTATGAGCAACTCCGCGAATCGGCCATGGCCCTGGGATCGGCTTTCCAGAAGGTGAATTTCCTCCGCGACCTGCGGGCGGATTACGACGGCCTGGAGCGCACCTATTTCCCGAATACGAATCTGCTGGAACTCGATGAGGAGTCGAAAGCCCGGATCGTGCAGGAGATTGAGGAGGATTTCAGAAAAGGCTACCGGGGAATCCTCAAACTCCCCGGGGATTCGAAGTTCGGGGTATATATGGCCTACCGCTATTACTCAAAACTTCTGCATAAACTGCAGCGGACTCCCTCCGTGGAGTTGCGGCATGCCCGGATCCGGGTCCCGAATTATCAGAAAGTCGGGCTGCTGGCCCGTTCATATGTAAAATATCGGTTAAATTTGGTATGA
- a CDS encoding NAD(P)/FAD-dependent oxidoreductase, whose product MGKQIVVIGGGIMGLCSAYYLYRDGHEVTVIDQSGMDAGASYVNAGFLTPSHIVPLAAPGMIRKGLMWMFNSSSPFYMKPRWDPEFFRWAWYFYRSATPGRVARAMPLIAEINVLSRELYQELRNSGDLGDFQLERSGLLMLYKTLAAAHSERRVMDRAKDLGLEADALTRKELDALQPGLSPDIEGAIHYLCDGHTTPVEIMPKLKAFLEKSGVRLVPGTPADGFTTKSDQILSVTSGQREFPADEVVLAAGSWSPELASRLDLNLSLQAGKGYRIDLHRETPVRYPAVLMESKVAVTPMRGFTRLAGTMEFSGINHDIRPNRVAAIAQSAAAYYPELRVTDEEMQQAACGLRPVTPDGMPYIGRTSRWKNLSLATGHAMMGWSLGPVTGKLIAEVISGKSPSLSLESFSPDRRFS is encoded by the coding sequence ATGGGAAAACAAATCGTCGTTATCGGCGGGGGTATTATGGGCCTGTGCAGCGCCTACTACCTGTACCGCGACGGCCATGAGGTCACTGTAATCGATCAATCCGGCATGGATGCCGGGGCGTCGTATGTAAATGCCGGGTTCCTGACACCCAGCCACATCGTGCCGCTGGCAGCCCCCGGGATGATCCGCAAAGGCCTGATGTGGATGTTTAACAGCAGCAGTCCCTTCTACATGAAACCCCGGTGGGACCCGGAGTTCTTCAGGTGGGCCTGGTACTTTTACCGGTCGGCTACCCCGGGCCGGGTGGCCCGGGCGATGCCCCTGATTGCGGAGATCAACGTCCTCAGCCGGGAACTCTATCAGGAACTCCGCAACAGCGGCGACCTGGGGGACTTCCAACTGGAACGCTCGGGCCTGTTGATGCTTTACAAAACGCTGGCAGCCGCCCATTCGGAACGCCGGGTAATGGACCGCGCCAAAGATCTCGGTTTGGAAGCCGACGCGCTTACGCGAAAAGAACTGGACGCCCTGCAACCCGGACTGAGCCCGGATATTGAAGGTGCCATCCATTACCTGTGCGACGGCCACACCACGCCCGTGGAAATTATGCCAAAACTGAAGGCTTTCCTGGAAAAATCCGGGGTGCGCCTGGTACCGGGAACACCTGCGGATGGATTCACGACAAAATCCGATCAAATCCTCTCTGTCACTTCGGGCCAACGGGAATTTCCGGCGGACGAAGTGGTCCTGGCCGCAGGCTCCTGGAGCCCGGAACTCGCCTCCCGCCTGGATCTGAATCTCTCCCTCCAGGCCGGGAAAGGCTACCGGATAGACCTGCATCGGGAAACCCCGGTGCGCTACCCGGCAGTCCTGATGGAATCCAAGGTAGCCGTAACACCGATGCGCGGTTTTACGCGTCTGGCCGGAACCATGGAATTCTCGGGCATCAACCACGATATCCGGCCCAACCGGGTGGCCGCTATAGCCCAGTCTGCCGCTGCCTATTACCCGGAACTTCGGGTCACTGATGAAGAGATGCAACAAGCTGCCTGCGGGCTCCGGCCGGTAACCCCGGATGGCATGCCCTACATCGGCAGGACTTCCCGTTGGAAAAACCTCTCCCTTGCCACCGGACACGCCATGATGGGATGGAGCCTCGGACCGGTCACCGGGAAACTGATCGCCGAGGTGATATCGGGCAAAAGCCCCTCCCTGTCCCTGGAATCCTTCAGTCCGGACCGCCGATTTTCATAA
- a CDS encoding ABC transporter ATP-binding protein, protein MTPVIEARHIDKFFTSPVEFHVLKDITFQIPPGEFTSIMGKSGCGKSTLLYILSTMDTDYRGELLLKGEVLSGKPQNRLSRIRNENIGFVFQFHYLLGDFSVLENVMLPARKLARKSEEEIRHDAHEKLRMLHIEHLALKKASRISGGEKQRVAIARALINDPAILMGDEPTGNLDSYNSENVFQIFKQLKEEKGLSLLIVTHDEDFASRTDRILEMDDGRIVGGNP, encoded by the coding sequence ATGACACCGGTAATCGAAGCCAGACATATCGACAAGTTTTTTACCAGCCCCGTGGAATTCCACGTCCTGAAGGATATCACATTTCAAATACCGCCGGGGGAATTCACCAGCATCATGGGGAAATCGGGGTGCGGGAAATCCACCTTGCTGTATATACTTTCCACCATGGATACGGATTACCGGGGGGAATTGCTGCTCAAAGGGGAAGTACTCAGCGGGAAACCGCAGAACCGCCTCTCGCGGATCCGAAATGAAAACATCGGGTTTGTCTTCCAGTTCCACTATCTGCTCGGGGACTTCAGCGTGCTGGAAAACGTTATGCTGCCGGCCCGCAAGCTGGCCCGCAAAAGCGAGGAGGAGATCCGGCACGACGCCCATGAAAAACTCCGGATGCTGCATATTGAGCACCTGGCTTTAAAAAAAGCCTCCCGCATCTCCGGGGGTGAAAAGCAACGGGTGGCGATAGCCCGCGCCCTTATCAACGATCCGGCCATCCTGATGGGGGACGAACCAACCGGGAACCTGGACAGTTACAACTCAGAGAACGTATTCCAGATTTTCAAGCAACTCAAGGAGGAGAAAGGATTGTCCCTGCTGATCGTTACCCACGACGAGGACTTTGCGAGCCGTACCGACCGGATACTCGAAATGGACGACGGCAGGATCGTTGGCGGGAACCCCTGA
- a CDS encoding TlpA family protein disulfide reductase has protein sequence MKIRRKTFFNILLIGFVLSFFVTPLGTYSKVWLMQLFSFAPDPIEIGERQRIPTYDWKLKDAEWDFFNFEQAKGHVVLVEFWASWRLPCLPELQGIQALYEAYGDRVQFYIITDEEREPVEAFMEEHGFTFPVTYRIVGEPAPLDVSKQPSSYLIDREGFIVVAEDKLVDWDSGKSRELLDRLLSGD, from the coding sequence ATGAAAATCCGCCGAAAAACTTTCTTCAACATCCTCCTGATTGGCTTTGTCCTCTCGTTTTTTGTCACCCCCCTGGGGACGTATTCTAAGGTTTGGCTTATGCAGTTGTTTTCTTTCGCCCCCGACCCGATCGAAATCGGGGAGCGGCAGCGGATCCCCACCTATGACTGGAAACTCAAGGATGCGGAGTGGGATTTTTTTAATTTCGAACAGGCAAAAGGCCACGTGGTCCTGGTAGAATTTTGGGCGTCCTGGCGGCTTCCCTGCCTGCCGGAATTACAAGGTATCCAGGCATTGTACGAAGCGTACGGGGACCGCGTGCAATTCTACATCATAACGGATGAGGAACGGGAACCCGTGGAAGCCTTTATGGAGGAGCACGGTTTCACCTTTCCGGTTACCTACCGGATCGTCGGCGAACCCGCTCCCCTGGATGTTTCCAAACAGCCGAGTTCGTACCTCATCGACCGGGAGGGATTTATCGTAGTGGCGGAAGACAAGCTGGTGGACTGGGATTCCGGCAAAAGCCGGGAACTGCTCGACAGGCTTCTTTCCGGGGACTAG
- a CDS encoding phytoene desaturase family protein produces the protein MHQKIAVIGSGFSSLSAACYLAKSGYSVHVYEKNEQLGGRASRLERDGFTFDMGPSWYWMPDIFEKFFGDFDKSPEEYYQLDRLDPAYQVFFADETVTIGGALDQICLEFERIEPGSSKPLKKFIQKAQSNYDIAINQMVYKPGVSPLELVTTQTVRHIGQFFSTISREVRREFKNPKLVSILEFPVLFLGAKPSVTPAFYSFMNFADFGLGTWHPRGGMYRVVQAMVELAESLGVEFHLNAPVDGILLQNGQATGITVNGKEVRADGVLSGADYHHTEQLLPKSHRQYTESWWDKRVFAPSALLFYIGFDSKLKGVQHHNLFFDTDFGQHAREIYDDPRWPESPLFYANFPSVTDPGMAPDGKETGFFLVPLAPGLEDTPALREEYADRILNRFERLTGQEVRNNIIFRESFCVSDFASRYNSYKGNAYGMANTLRQTAFLRPRLKSSRVGNLYFSGQLTVPGPGVPPALISGKLVSEMIVKHNR, from the coding sequence ATGCACCAAAAAATTGCTGTTATCGGATCGGGCTTTTCGTCCCTTTCGGCCGCCTGTTATCTGGCCAAAAGCGGATACAGCGTGCATGTTTACGAAAAAAACGAACAATTGGGAGGCCGCGCCTCCCGGTTGGAACGCGACGGGTTCACTTTCGATATGGGGCCCAGTTGGTACTGGATGCCGGATATTTTTGAAAAGTTTTTCGGCGACTTCGATAAATCGCCGGAGGAGTATTATCAACTGGACCGGCTCGATCCGGCCTACCAGGTTTTTTTCGCGGATGAAACCGTCACCATCGGCGGGGCGCTCGATCAGATATGCCTGGAATTCGAACGCATTGAACCCGGCAGTTCGAAACCCCTTAAAAAATTCATTCAAAAGGCACAATCGAACTACGATATCGCCATCAACCAGATGGTCTACAAACCGGGCGTTTCCCCCCTGGAACTCGTAACGACCCAAACCGTTCGCCATATCGGCCAGTTCTTCAGTACAATCAGCCGGGAGGTACGGCGGGAATTCAAAAACCCGAAGCTCGTATCCATCCTGGAATTCCCCGTATTGTTCCTGGGTGCCAAACCCTCGGTGACCCCGGCATTTTACAGCTTTATGAATTTTGCGGATTTCGGTCTGGGGACCTGGCACCCCAGGGGGGGGATGTACCGGGTGGTCCAGGCCATGGTGGAACTCGCGGAATCCCTGGGGGTGGAGTTTCACTTAAACGCCCCGGTAGATGGTATCCTGCTGCAAAACGGCCAGGCAACCGGCATTACCGTCAATGGAAAGGAGGTCCGGGCGGACGGCGTGCTGAGCGGGGCGGATTACCACCATACGGAACAATTGTTGCCCAAATCCCATCGTCAATACACCGAATCCTGGTGGGACAAACGGGTGTTCGCACCTTCCGCACTGCTATTCTATATCGGATTTGATTCCAAATTAAAGGGGGTGCAACACCACAACCTGTTTTTCGATACGGATTTCGGGCAGCATGCACGGGAAATTTACGACGACCCCAGGTGGCCGGAATCCCCGTTGTTCTATGCCAATTTTCCCTCGGTAACAGACCCCGGCATGGCCCCGGATGGAAAAGAGACCGGGTTTTTCCTGGTTCCCCTGGCCCCCGGACTTGAAGACACCCCCGCATTGCGCGAGGAGTATGCGGATCGGATCCTCAATCGTTTTGAGCGCCTCACCGGCCAGGAGGTGAGAAATAACATTATATTTAGAGAAAGCTTCTGCGTGTCGGATTTTGCCAGCCGGTATAATTCCTACAAGGGGAATGCATATGGGATGGCCAATACGCTGCGACAAACGGCGTTCCTCAGACCCCGCCTGAAAAGTAGCAGGGTCGGGAATCTGTATTTCTCCGGGCAGCTTACGGTTCCGGGACCCGGTGTTCCGCCCGCCCTGATCTCCGGAAAACTAGTTTCCGAAATGATTGTCAAACACAACAGGTAA
- a CDS encoding MerR family transcriptional regulator — protein sequence MNSVKQSFGIRDLENLSGIKAHTIRIWEKRYNLLEPERTATNIRTYSLSSLQKLLNVTLLYNNGLKISKIAEIPEEEIPQHVRELVAEKSVKSHAINAFKLAMINFDLSMFQRTYASLSAEKSFREIFWEVFLPLLDELGLLWQTDTISPAHEHFITHLIKQKIYTCTEKLHTIEPTRRDKTFILYLPENEIHEIGLLFLNYELLMHGYRTVYLGPTIPMENLSDLKGYVEHPVYISYFTVLPALEDIPDYLETFREAHLMINGSELWILGRQVQDLEKSQLPKGVRAFNSIEELLTGV from the coding sequence ATGAACAGCGTTAAGCAATCTTTCGGCATCCGGGACCTTGAAAACCTCAGCGGGATCAAGGCGCATACTATTCGCATTTGGGAAAAGCGTTACAACCTGCTGGAACCCGAGCGGACGGCAACCAATATCCGTACGTACAGCCTTTCGAGCCTCCAAAAACTCCTGAACGTTACCCTGCTGTACAACAACGGCCTTAAGATTTCGAAGATTGCAGAAATCCCCGAGGAGGAAATCCCGCAGCATGTTCGGGAACTGGTAGCCGAGAAGAGTGTCAAGAGCCATGCGATCAATGCGTTTAAACTCGCGATGATCAATTTTGACCTCTCCATGTTCCAACGGACCTACGCGAGCCTGTCGGCGGAAAAGTCGTTCCGGGAAATTTTCTGGGAGGTCTTCCTGCCGTTGCTGGACGAACTCGGGCTGCTCTGGCAAACCGATACGATCTCACCTGCCCACGAACATTTCATCACGCACCTGATCAAACAGAAAATCTATACCTGTACGGAAAAGCTGCACACCATAGAACCCACCCGCAGGGATAAGACGTTCATCCTCTACCTCCCCGAAAATGAAATCCATGAAATCGGTTTGCTGTTCCTCAATTACGAATTGCTGATGCACGGCTACCGGACGGTTTACCTGGGCCCGACCATTCCGATGGAAAACTTGTCGGACCTGAAGGGTTATGTGGAGCACCCGGTATATATATCCTACTTCACGGTCCTGCCGGCCCTGGAGGACATCCCCGATTATTTGGAAACATTCAGGGAGGCGCACCTCATGATAAACGGCAGCGAATTATGGATTCTGGGGCGGCAGGTACAGGATCTGGAAAAAAGCCAGTTGCCGAAAGGCGTCCGCGCTTTTAATTCCATCGAAGAACTGCTGACGGGGGTATAA
- a CDS encoding sterol desaturase family protein has translation MTVLIWIAIFLATFCFMEFMAWFTHKYIMHGFLWSLHKDHHKKDHDSWFERNDAFFLFYAIVSMSFIGAAVNTGFWQGWPIGLGILAYGIAYFIVHDIFIHQRFKLFRNANNWYARGIRRAHKIHHKHLGKEEGECFGMLFVPFKYFRKT, from the coding sequence ATGACAGTCTTGATTTGGATCGCAATTTTCCTGGCCACCTTCTGCTTCATGGAATTCATGGCCTGGTTTACGCATAAATATATCATGCACGGTTTCCTCTGGAGCCTTCATAAGGACCACCATAAAAAGGACCACGACAGTTGGTTTGAGCGAAACGACGCCTTCTTTCTATTTTATGCGATAGTCTCCATGTCCTTTATCGGGGCCGCCGTGAACACGGGATTCTGGCAGGGGTGGCCCATCGGCCTGGGCATCCTCGCTTACGGGATTGCCTACTTTATCGTACACGATATCTTTATCCATCAGCGGTTCAAGCTCTTTCGCAATGCGAATAACTGGTACGCGCGGGGTATCCGCAGGGCCCATAAAATCCACCACAAGCACCTGGGAAAAGAGGAAGGGGAATGCTTCGGGATGCTGTTTGTCCCATTTAAGTACTTCCGGAAGACCTGA
- a CDS encoding DnaJ C-terminal domain-containing protein, with translation MEFIDYYKVLGVDKKASESEIKKAYRKLARKYHPDLNPDDAGSEIKFKQVNEAHEVLSDPEKRKKYDKYGKDWQHAEEFEKARKARGSRSGPQSGEPFGGDPFGGYTYSGGDPNDFSDFFESMFGGFRGEGPSAGRGFRGPDLRAGLELDLRDVYETHQRTLTVGGKNIRITIPAGIEDGQTIRIRGYGGKGRNGGPDGDLYITFALRNSTPFRREGANLYRTVEIPLTTAVLGGTITVDTFDGKAKMNVKPLTRNDTRVKLKGKGFPVYKKEGRFGDLVLTYQVSLPEKLTDRQRQLFEELKKTNL, from the coding sequence ATGGAATTCATCGATTACTACAAAGTCCTCGGGGTGGACAAGAAGGCCAGCGAAAGCGAGATCAAAAAGGCCTACCGGAAACTCGCCCGGAAATACCACCCGGACCTGAACCCCGACGATGCCGGTTCCGAGATCAAATTCAAACAAGTCAACGAGGCGCACGAAGTCCTCAGCGATCCTGAGAAACGCAAGAAATACGATAAGTACGGCAAGGACTGGCAGCACGCCGAGGAGTTTGAAAAGGCCCGGAAGGCGAGGGGGAGCCGGAGCGGCCCGCAAAGCGGCGAACCGTTTGGGGGAGACCCTTTTGGGGGCTATACCTACAGCGGGGGCGACCCCAACGATTTTTCGGATTTTTTCGAGTCCATGTTTGGTGGATTCCGGGGGGAAGGGCCATCCGCCGGGAGGGGTTTCCGGGGGCCGGACCTCCGGGCGGGGCTGGAACTCGATTTACGCGACGTATACGAGACCCACCAACGGACGCTGACGGTTGGCGGGAAGAATATCCGCATTACCATCCCGGCCGGGATCGAAGACGGGCAGACCATCCGGATCCGCGGATATGGGGGCAAAGGCCGCAATGGAGGGCCTGATGGGGATTTGTATATCACCTTCGCACTGCGAAATTCCACCCCGTTCCGCCGGGAGGGCGCCAACCTGTACCGAACCGTGGAAATCCCGCTGACGACCGCAGTACTGGGGGGCACCATCACCGTCGACACATTTGACGGCAAGGCCAAAATGAACGTCAAGCCGCTCACCCGGAATGATACCCGCGTAAAGCTGAAAGGGAAAGGTTTCCCGGTATACAAGAAAGAAGGCCGTTTTGGCGACCTGGTCCTGACCTACCAGGTGTCCCTGCCGGAGAAGTTGACCGACCGGCAACGCCAGCTCTTCGAAGAACTCAAAAAAACGAATCTGTAG